A part of Gemmatimonadota bacterium genomic DNA contains:
- a CDS encoding TonB-dependent receptor, with protein sequence MRESKRILLWCMALSLVLFGADLTFAATTGKISGTVRDAQGQPLPGANVVVKGMRLGATTDAEGIYFILTVPPGLHTLTASLVGYGTISQTDVKVAVDLTTTVDFALEEIALQATELIVIAERPPVEPDKTTSKYIMGSEDIESLPIIRSVSELLALQPGVLPEGNDMIRGTGAADVTYYIDGIPIVTTDGVGAFDRFQFQNTSAVQELTILTGGWEAEYGNAQAGIINLVTREAGENYSGRLEYKFDPSGKKHWGNDVYDAPQFRDNLKWGDAAWENETDPETGQTIHQRIDYTGAAGHFIEANLSGPLTPDAGLFVSTRFDRSSRSFPSSSSHTPENTRNTVKLNYNMSDNVKVKLGGFYHWSKGWNNGTSLGRSATAGAIRGLGDGGRNIFLPEGSSAGRFTDSESLIYVSLTHTLSPKTFYEAKISRSFSKQDTSDIPAATQPLRRDAAGYFNLSRDVRAYEISARARYNVKFDISSQITRGHLVKTGVDFTYSDAWAFGEIGENESRRVVAFYSKDGASDGNFQRGINPFQWGLYLQDKMEFSGMIVNAGVRLDGFHNGEKGSAVPSFETSPMYNKLRHFRNAPRADADAKIAFSPRLGVSHPITAASTIRFFYGRFYKFPNLWTMNRQVWVGSFPDIDINGNGQIDPEERFNDLGKENQIGVGNMATPPEKTTSFEVGTDWNVVSDYTLSLTAYYKTVDNQLSTGTTGGETTIWQDPGTGRTEQIRVNLSIRYEDIKGIELGFQKRFSNNFAFQTSFNAQWLSGGRAGGAGDRFFPDSTWVAAGNYWLGYEIRNGQEVPIPLTQDELREIGSKANQLLRDIQAGGGPSKGAAGPNEHFLAAIEKEPGIWAITPILSELNIGGIRGRDRTAFGSVAFLYRTPSDWGPMVGEAGLFGNIQANMIYRMQTGSRFEYSLPEGGVEERNEPLRTWVDLNAQKTFYGLRDRFDATLFVETYNLFNQKDRRANNFDYIQWGLRRPIPTDQLYRDFGDPNDRAFLGSPRQVHLGLRLSF encoded by the coding sequence ATGCGAGAATCAAAACGAATTCTCCTGTGGTGCATGGCGTTGAGTCTGGTTCTGTTTGGCGCTGATTTGACATTCGCCGCCACTACGGGAAAGATTTCCGGTACTGTCAGAGATGCGCAGGGACAACCGCTTCCCGGAGCCAATGTGGTTGTTAAAGGGATGCGTTTGGGGGCTACCACAGACGCCGAAGGAATCTATTTTATTCTTACTGTACCACCCGGATTGCACACACTGACTGCATCTCTGGTGGGCTATGGAACGATCTCTCAAACCGATGTAAAAGTCGCCGTTGACCTGACTACGACGGTCGATTTTGCACTGGAGGAAATAGCTCTACAGGCCACAGAACTGATTGTGATTGCCGAGCGTCCACCCGTGGAACCGGATAAAACCACCAGCAAATACATCATGGGATCAGAGGATATCGAGTCACTCCCCATCATCAGAAGCGTCTCTGAACTCCTCGCTTTACAGCCCGGCGTTTTGCCGGAGGGAAACGACATGATTCGCGGAACTGGTGCCGCGGATGTGACCTATTACATAGATGGAATCCCCATTGTGACCACCGATGGCGTGGGTGCATTTGACCGTTTCCAGTTTCAAAACACATCGGCTGTCCAGGAACTCACCATATTGACCGGAGGATGGGAGGCAGAATATGGCAATGCCCAGGCCGGTATCATCAATCTGGTCACTCGGGAGGCAGGGGAAAACTATTCGGGACGATTGGAGTACAAGTTTGATCCTTCGGGCAAAAAACACTGGGGCAACGACGTTTACGACGCCCCTCAGTTTAGAGATAACTTGAAGTGGGGAGATGCCGCCTGGGAAAATGAGACAGATCCCGAAACGGGACAAACTATTCACCAGCGGATCGATTATACCGGTGCAGCAGGCCATTTCATAGAGGCGAATCTATCTGGACCACTTACGCCTGACGCCGGGCTATTCGTCAGCACGCGCTTTGATCGGTCCTCCCGTTCGTTTCCTTCCTCTTCCTCGCACACTCCTGAAAATACCCGCAATACAGTCAAGCTAAATTACAATATGTCAGACAATGTAAAGGTCAAGCTCGGCGGATTCTACCATTGGAGCAAAGGGTGGAACAACGGCACCAGTTTGGGCAGAAGCGCTACGGCCGGTGCTATCCGAGGTCTGGGAGACGGTGGGAGAAACATCTTTCTACCGGAAGGAAGTTCTGCGGGACGGTTCACGGATAGTGAGAGTTTGATCTACGTCTCTTTGACCCATACCCTGAGTCCAAAGACATTTTATGAAGCCAAAATATCGCGCTCTTTTTCCAAACAGGATACCAGCGATATTCCCGCAGCGACCCAGCCCCTGCGCAGGGATGCGGCCGGGTACTTCAACCTGTCGCGCGACGTGCGTGCCTACGAAATTTCAGCGCGCGCGCGTTACAACGTCAAGTTCGATATTTCCAGCCAGATCACGAGGGGACATCTGGTCAAGACCGGGGTTGACTTCACCTATTCCGACGCCTGGGCATTTGGGGAGATTGGAGAAAATGAATCCCGCCGCGTCGTTGCCTTTTACTCAAAAGATGGGGCTTCAGATGGAAACTTTCAGCGGGGAATCAACCCTTTTCAGTGGGGACTCTATTTGCAAGATAAGATGGAATTCAGCGGCATGATCGTCAATGCAGGCGTTCGCCTGGATGGATTCCACAATGGAGAAAAAGGCTCCGCAGTTCCATCTTTTGAAACATCACCTATGTACAACAAACTCCGACATTTTCGGAACGCACCACGGGCAGACGCCGATGCCAAAATCGCGTTCAGCCCTCGATTGGGTGTTTCACATCCCATCACCGCTGCAAGCACCATCCGGTTTTTCTATGGGAGATTTTACAAATTTCCGAATCTCTGGACGATGAATCGGCAGGTCTGGGTGGGGAGCTTTCCCGACATCGACATCAACGGCAACGGACAGATCGATCCCGAGGAGAGGTTCAATGATCTCGGAAAGGAAAACCAGATCGGCGTTGGAAACATGGCGACACCGCCCGAGAAAACCACCAGTTTTGAGGTGGGAACCGACTGGAACGTGGTTTCGGACTATACTTTATCGCTAACCGCCTACTACAAAACGGTAGATAATCAGTTATCTACTGGTACAACGGGCGGCGAGACGACGATCTGGCAGGACCCCGGCACGGGGAGGACTGAGCAGATCCGTGTCAACCTGAGTATTAGATATGAGGATATTAAGGGAATTGAACTGGGTTTCCAGAAGCGATTCAGCAATAACTTCGCGTTTCAGACTTCCTTTAACGCGCAGTGGCTATCGGGAGGGCGTGCAGGGGGAGCAGGAGACCGGTTCTTCCCGGATTCAACGTGGGTCGCCGCTGGAAATTACTGGCTTGGCTATGAGATTCGAAACGGGCAGGAGGTTCCGATTCCACTGACCCAGGATGAGCTCCGAGAAATCGGATCCAAGGCGAATCAACTCCTTCGCGACATCCAGGCAGGTGGTGGTCCCAGCAAGGGGGCGGCAGGACCGAATGAACATTTTCTGGCAGCTATTGAAAAGGAACCCGGCATCTGGGCTATCACTCCCATTCTTTCCGAGTTGAATATTGGCGGCATACGAGGCAGGGACAGAACGGCATTTGGGAGCGTAGCGTTTCTCTATCGAACGCCGAGCGATTGGGGTCCAATGGTTGGCGAAGCGGGTTTGTTCGGGAATATTCAGGCCAACATGATTTATCGCATGCAGACCGGCAGCCGGTTTGAATACTCGCTTCCAGAAGGTGGCGTGGAGGAACGAAATGAGCCACTTCGCACCTGGGTCGATTTGAATGCCCAAAAGACGTTCTACGGCCTGAGGGACCGCTTCGACGCCACGTTGTTCGTCGAAACATACAATCTGTTCAACCAGAAAGATCGGCGGGCAAACAACTTCGATTATATTCAATGGGGTTTGAGAAGACCCATACCAACAGACCAGCTCTACAGGGATTTCGGAGATCCGAACGACAGGGCCTTTCTGGGCTCCCCAAGGCAGGTGCATTTGGGATTGAGACTCAGTTTCTAA
- a CDS encoding PorV/PorQ family protein encodes MMTRIYASICVFAIVILLQSPAQGQGYVEIKDEDIYSSTAASRIGLTGFAFLKISQGARSVGMGDAYTAISNDINAAFKNPAGLTHMKRIEYVFSYNRWLVNSTVTSGAVAANTPYGVVGVTFIGFYPEKSKETTILQPLGTGEMVNAGDVAIGFLYAKKMTDRLSFGVHGRWIQETLHDKKISSYDVSLGTLFYTGFGSSRLAMTLQNFGKDVTPEAVTFAMPMVFNIAAAMEVYGTIEDPTYLTAAVDFSYATDFGERLHFGGELWVARVLALRAGYKTNYDIESYSLGAGVRVNYLGGRQVSVDFAYSAIEGGFDPPLRVSLSGSF; translated from the coding sequence ATGATGACCAGGATATACGCATCAATCTGCGTATTCGCGATTGTGATTTTGCTGCAATCGCCCGCCCAGGGACAGGGATATGTGGAAATCAAGGATGAGGACATTTACTCCTCAACCGCTGCTTCGCGAATTGGGCTTACAGGATTTGCATTTCTGAAGATTTCCCAGGGGGCGCGATCGGTGGGAATGGGGGATGCGTACACGGCCATATCCAACGATATCAATGCGGCATTCAAGAATCCTGCCGGCTTGACTCATATGAAACGGATTGAGTACGTGTTCTCTTACAACCGATGGTTGGTAAACAGCACGGTTACTTCCGGAGCTGTTGCGGCGAATACGCCGTATGGCGTGGTGGGCGTTACCTTTATCGGTTTCTACCCTGAGAAGAGCAAGGAAACCACCATACTCCAGCCGCTCGGAACAGGAGAGATGGTGAATGCTGGGGATGTCGCCATCGGATTTCTTTACGCGAAGAAAATGACCGATAGGCTCTCCTTCGGCGTTCACGGTCGCTGGATTCAGGAAACGCTGCACGACAAGAAAATTTCCAGTTACGATGTCTCACTCGGCACGCTGTTCTACACGGGATTTGGCTCCAGCAGGTTGGCGATGACATTGCAGAATTTCGGCAAAGACGTAACGCCGGAAGCGGTCACTTTCGCCATGCCAATGGTCTTCAATATCGCTGCTGCTATGGAGGTTTACGGAACGATAGAAGATCCCACCTACCTCACAGCCGCAGTCGATTTCAGCTATGCCACTGATTTCGGTGAGCGGTTACATTTTGGCGGTGAACTCTGGGTCGCAAGGGTGCTCGCGCTTCGAGCTGGATACAAGACCAATTACGACATCGAGAGTTATTCACTTGGTGCTGGTGTTCGCGTGAACTATTTGGGAGGGAGGCAGGTCTCTGTCGATTTTGCCTATTCGGCGATTGAGGGTGGCTTCGATCCTCCGCTGCGCGTGTCTCTAAGCGGGAGTTTTTAG